The following coding sequences are from one Desertibacillus haloalkaliphilus window:
- a CDS encoding ATP-binding protein produces LDVQETIFEPFYTTKELGTGIGLFVCRKIIEKHSGELTCSSDEQKTTFRISLPFNKTHA; encoded by the coding sequence CACTAGATGTCCAAGAAACGATCTTTGAACCATTCTATACGACGAAGGAACTAGGAACAGGAATTGGATTATTTGTTTGTAGAAAAATCATTGAGAAACACTCAGGGGAACTAACCTGTTCTTCAGATGAACAAAAGACGACTTTTCGTATTTCCCTCCCTTTTAATAAAACACACGCTTGA
- a CDS encoding sigma factor-like helix-turn-helix DNA-binding protein, giving the protein GISRSYVSRIEKRALMKLFHEFYKQSQGKG; this is encoded by the coding sequence GGAATCTCAAGGAGCTACGTATCACGGATAGAAAAGCGAGCGTTAATGAAGCTTTTCCATGAATTTTATAAACAAAGCCAAGGAAAAGGGTAA